The Mangrovibacterium diazotrophicum DNA window ACCAACGGGGATCAAGCCAGAGCAACACAACCAGAAGCTCGTCAAGCTACAGTACACCGAGCAGAAGTAGCTCGTCAAGTTACAGCACACCGAGCAGTAGCAGTAGCAGTGGCTCTACTTATCGTTCTTCGAGTAGTAGCGGTTCATCCAGCCGGTCATCATACTCTTCCGGTTCATCAGGCAGTAGCTCCAGAAGTTCGGGTAGTAGCAGCGGCTCATCCAGCAGAGGCAGCGGTCGCAGATAAGAAACTGAAAAACGAAAACACAAGCCATAAAATGATTAGCTAATTAATTCAGATAGTTATGAAAAAAATACTTTATACCACACTTATCATTCTGGCCGCTGGATCAACAGTATTTGCACAGAATATGGTAGATGCTTTGCGATTATCTGACGTGAGATTACAGGGAACGGCCCGCGCAACTGCGATGGGAAATGCCTTTGGAGCACTCGGTGGTGACTTTACTTCAGCCAGTATAAACCCCGCCGGCTTGGGCTTATACCGAAGCAATGAATTCGTATTTACAACACAATTTGGCGAAGCTAAATATGATGCCAGTTATTTAGGAGCAAGTGCATCTGACTCGAAATTCAATGTAAGTGTACCCAGTATTGGTTACGTTGTCAACTTCCCGTCTGCATCCAATAGCACCAGTTCGCTGGTTAGCTTTAGCCTGGGACTTGGCTACAACCGGATGAACAACTTCAATGTGAAAAAACTGGTCATGGGCCGTGGTGCAACATCTTCAATGCTTGATCAATTTGTGGTAAATGCAGACGGATCGACGGTCGGCAACCTGGATCCTTTTTATGAAGCACTGGCAGCCTACGATCCCAGTGATGACTACGGCACGGATCTTATTTACTACTATGATAGTGATCCGAATAAAATATACTATCACGACATGTTAGTATATCAGGCAGACGATCCCAGCAACCTGGAAAATTTTGCTCACGACCAACGAAAATCATTTTCACAAAAAGGAAGCGTGGACGAATACACCATATCATTCGCAGCCAACTTCAACCACAAAGTTTACTTAGGTGCAACTATTGGTATTCATGATGTTTATTTTAAAGAAACAACCACTTTAAACGAGTACAACATCGATTACGAAGGCAACAATGACTTTAACCGTTACCTGAATGAATACTCGTTCAACTCATACCTGAGAACAACCGGCTCGGGCTTTAACTTCAAAATTGGTGCGATTTTCAAACCAGTCGACCAATTGAGAATCGGCCTTGCGTTCCATTCTCCCACATTCTATGATTTGCACGACAGCTACGACAACAGCATGTACTCAGATATTGATTACATAACTGATGATGGAAGCTACATCAATTATAAAACGACAGCCTACTCTCCTTACGGTGATTACGACTACCAAATGGAGACACCAATGAAAGGGATTGTCAGTGCAGCCTACGTAATCGGAAAATCAGGATTGATTAGCGTGGATTATGAATACGTAGACTACGGCTCAATGAAATTAAGAGATGGTGGCGATGGCTACGATTTCTACGACGAAAACCAAGATATCAAAGAGGCGTTTAAATCAGTCGGCAACCTGCGAGTTGGCGGTGAATACCGGGTGAATAATTTCTTCAGTTTAAGAGGTGGTTATGAGTATTTCCCAAGTCCGTACAAAAGCGTTGCTTTTGGCACCGATCAAATGAACAGCGATGCAAACACCTCAACTTATTCTGCAGGTTTTGGTCTTAAATCTGGTGGGTTCTTCTTTGATGCTGCTTACAAATACATGACCAGCACAAGCTACATGGAACTTTACCAGGTTCCCGACGGAGTAAGCTCTCCGATGGCCAAGATGGATTACACAAACAACAATATCACATTTACATTAGGGTTTAGATTTTAAACTGGAAAACGCTCCTTAATCGGAGCGTTTTTCGTTTATCGGGTGAAAACGGGTGTTCACACCGTCGTTTATATTTGTTCATAAAAATTTTCAATTTTTAGTTTTTTCTCCAAGGCTTTTGCCGTAACTTGTATACTCGTGAAGGAACTTTTTATGGATCAATTTAAGCATATTGACTACCTGATGTCGCTTGAGATTTTCAGAAAAGCTGAAGTTTTGGGCCGACGTTTAAAGCTGGGGGAGTTTAGGACTTCGTGCTGGCTTCAAAAGGAAAATATTAAATTGGACGATATCAAGTCCGCATCCCGCAACTTTCCCGACCTGCGTATTTTCATTATTGGTGAGGGCGAGTTCGAAGGATTCTA harbors:
- a CDS encoding OmpP1/FadL family transporter encodes the protein MKKILYTTLIILAAGSTVFAQNMVDALRLSDVRLQGTARATAMGNAFGALGGDFTSASINPAGLGLYRSNEFVFTTQFGEAKYDASYLGASASDSKFNVSVPSIGYVVNFPSASNSTSSLVSFSLGLGYNRMNNFNVKKLVMGRGATSSMLDQFVVNADGSTVGNLDPFYEALAAYDPSDDYGTDLIYYYDSDPNKIYYHDMLVYQADDPSNLENFAHDQRKSFSQKGSVDEYTISFAANFNHKVYLGATIGIHDVYFKETTTLNEYNIDYEGNNDFNRYLNEYSFNSYLRTTGSGFNFKIGAIFKPVDQLRIGLAFHSPTFYDLHDSYDNSMYSDIDYITDDGSYINYKTTAYSPYGDYDYQMETPMKGIVSAAYVIGKSGLISVDYEYVDYGSMKLRDGGDGYDFYDENQDIKEAFKSVGNLRVGGEYRVNNFFSLRGGYEYFPSPYKSVAFGTDQMNSDANTSTYSAGFGLKSGGFFFDAAYKYMTSTSYMELYQVPDGVSSPMAKMDYTNNNITFTLGFRF